GAGATATGATCGTTCGCGATCGCCCAGATGTCGGTCCCCTCCTCCTCCGGCGGAACATCAGTGAGCGGGTCTCCGGTGATCCAGTAGTAGCTCCGCCCGCGTGGGTCCTTCCCGGTTACGAGGTAGTTGCGAAACGCCTGTCCCCCCAACCGGGTGAGCTTCACCTCCGGCTTCTTCCCCTGGGGAACGGAGGGGACGTTGACGTTCAGCAGTATCCCTTTCGGGAGGGGAGAGCTCTCCAGCAGGAACGAGGCCAGCTTCGCGGCGAACCGGGCGGCGAGACTGTAATCGGGATCGGTGCGGGGATCGATCCCGACCTCGAACGAAACGGCAACGGACGGGATCCCGGCCCGCACCCCCTCCATCGCCGCGGCGACTGTCCCGGAGTAGGTGATATCCTGCCCGACGTTCAACCCGGCGTTGATCCCGGAGACAACGAGATCGGGGCGGGCGTCGAGCAGGCCGAGGAGAGCGAGGGAGACGCAATCCGACGGCGTTCCGCTCGTCACGTGCCCGATCGTCCCATCGAGGAGCTGCACCCGATCGACGCGGAGCGGCTTGTGGAACGTCATCGTCCGGCTCGCCGCCGACCAATTTCTGTCGGGTGCGTATACCTCCACCCGCGCCACGCGGTCGAGCTCGCGCTTGAGGGCGGTCAGCCCCGGAGCGTTTACACCATCGTCGTTGGTGATCAGTATCAATCGGTCCGCCAACTGGATCCCCTCCCTTTCCACATCTTACCCAATTTAGCCCTTCGCTCCCATCTCGTAGAAGTGGAGAGTGTTATCCCCGTAGGTGCGGGAATCGATCCGCGTCAGCCCACCGTAAGCGGGGGCGAGCTCCTCCTTCTTGTACACCTCGGTCGCCACGATCGCCCCCTTCGCGACGATCTCCCCCACGCCGAGGAGGGCAAGGGCGCGGGCGGCGAGCCCTCGCCCGTACGGCGGACCGACGAAGACGAGGTCGAACCTCCGCCCCCGGCGGGCAAGACGGGCGATCCCGTCCTGATAATCAGCCTGGATCACCTGCGCTTTGGGGATGAGCCCGAGCCGGTCCAGGTTGCGGCGGACGATCGCGCACGCCTCCGGGGAGGAATCGACGAACGCGCACTCGCGCGCCCCGCGCGACAGCGCCTCCAACCCCACGCTCCCCGTCCCGGCGAACAAATCGAGGAAACGAGCATCGGGGACGAGGTCGGAGATGATGTTGTAGAGTGCACTGCGCACGAAATCACGCATCGGACGAATTCCCGCATCCTCCCAATCGACGAGCTTCCTCCCCTTCCTCGATCCGCTTATGATCCGCATCATCTCTCCTTGATTTTGGCCACGCCCGTCCCTAACATCTCCGGTTGGCCGCATGCTAAGAGGCTTTCGCTAGAGGATAAGATAGAGGGAGGGACTTCTCAACCGATGAAATTCACCGGGCTCAGCACCGTCGTGTTCGACCTCGATGGGACCCTGTGCCGCTACAAGATGGGGACCGCGGAGGCGATCGCTGCAACCCTGGAACGGACCGGGCTTTCGCCCGACGTGCTCGGCCCGACGGAGGACGCCGCCATCCGCTACCTCGAGTTATGGCACGAAGAAGAGCAGCGTGAATCGGATATCCCGTTCCGGACGCGGATCTGGACCCGCCTCCTCCATGAGCATGGGATCGACGATCCCGGGCTCGCCGCCGCATTGGGGAATACGTACGTCGAGATTCGCCTCCCGTCCCTGGAACTAGAGCCGGTCGCTCTTCGGCTCCTGTCCTCACTCCGGGCCCGCTACCGGCTCGGCCTGCTCACGAACGGGCCGAGCGAGATGCAGTGGCCGAAGATCGAGCGGTTCGGACTGACGCGCTACTTCGACGCGGTCCTTGTCGCGGGAGACGTCGGGATCTACAAGCCCGACCCGCGCGTCTTCTCCCTCCTCCTCTCCCAGCTGGGAGCAGCGGCCACGGGCGCGGTCTACGTCGGAAATTCCTACGAGATGGACGTCGTCGGAGCAAAGGCGGCCGGAATGCACTCGATCTGGGTGAGGACGGACGGGGAAGCGGCGGGTGATTCGATCCGCCCTGACCTTGAGATCGACCGTCTCGAACGATTGGAGGAGGTATTGTGAAGGAATTCGACGTTGCCATCATCGGGGCGGGACCGGCCGGGCTGTTCGCGGCCGAGGTCCTGGCAAAGAGCGGTCTCAAGACCGTGCTCATCGACCGGGGGGCAGACCCGAAGAAACGGACTCACATCGCGTTTGGGGTCGGAGGCGCAGGGGCGTTCTCCGACGGGAAGCTGAACCTCACCCCGAAGATCGGGGGGGATCCGGAGAGCATCGGGCGGACCCCGGAGGAGATCCAACGCTACATCGACCGGATCGACGCCGCCTTCACCGCGTTCGGGGCGCCGGAGAAGTACTCCGGAGATGACGCCGCTTCCCTGGGGGAGCTGAAGCAGACGGCGAGCCGGTACGGGATCGAATTCATCCCGGGGCGCCAGCGCCACATGGGGACCACGGCGGTGCGGGAGGTGGTCGACCGGTTCTATCATCACCTCCGGGAACAGGGGATCGAGGCATCGCTCGAGAACAAGATCGAACGGATCGAGCGACGGGATGACCGGTTCGTCCTGCACGGCCGCGAGGAGATCTCCGCGCGCTACCTGATCGCCGCGCCGGGGCGCGCCGGGGCGTACTGGCTGCGGGAGGAGGCGACCCGGCTCGGGATCACGACCGAGTACGGACCGATCGACGTCGGTGTCAGGGTCGAGTTCCCGGCCGAGCTGTACACCCCGATCGAGCGGGTGATGTACGACGCCAAGTTTCGGGTGCGCACTCCCACTTACGACGACATGGTCCGCACATTCTGCACCAACCCGCGCGGGTTCGTGGTGCGGGAGCAGTACAAGGAGTTCTCGCTCGTGAACGGCCACGCCGAGAACAAGCTGAAGACGGAGAACACGAACTTCGCGCTTCTGTCCCACATCGAGCTCACCGACCCGGTGGAGGACACGACCGAATACGGCCGGGCGATCGCCAAGCTGGCGACGACGATCGGGGGCGGACGGCCGATCATCCAACGGCTGAAGGACCTGACCCAGGGGCGGCGCTCGACCGCGGAGCGGCTGCGGCGGGCGACGATCACCCCGACCCTGACCGATGCCACTCCCGGAGACATCTCGATGGCCCTCCCCGATCGGGTGGTGGTCAACCTGGTCGAGGGGTTGGAGCAACTCGACAACATCATCCCCGGCCTGACCACGGACAACACCCTGGTCTACGCCCCGGAGATCAAGTTCTACGACACCCGCTACCCGGTGACGCACGAGATGGAGACCGCTGTTCCCGGATTCTTCGTCGTCGGGGACGCCTCCGGCCACTCCCGCGGGATCGTCTACTCCG
This window of the Candidatus Bipolaricaulota bacterium genome carries:
- the rsmD gene encoding 16S rRNA (guanine(966)-N(2))-methyltransferase RsmD, with translation MRIISGSRKGRKLVDWEDAGIRPMRDFVRSALYNIISDLVPDARFLDLFAGTGSVGLEALSRGARECAFVDSSPEACAIVRRNLDRLGLIPKAQVIQADYQDGIARLARRGRRFDLVFVGPPYGRGLAARALALLGVGEIVAKGAIVATEVYKKEELAPAYGGLTRIDSRTYGDNTLHFYEMGAKG
- the surE gene encoding 5'/3'-nucleotidase SurE; the encoded protein is MILITNDDGVNAPGLTALKRELDRVARVEVYAPDRNWSAASRTMTFHKPLRVDRVQLLDGTIGHVTSGTPSDCVSLALLGLLDARPDLVVSGINAGLNVGQDITYSGTVAAAMEGVRAGIPSVAVSFEVGIDPRTDPDYSLAARFAAKLASFLLESSPLPKGILLNVNVPSVPQGKKPEVKLTRLGGQAFRNYLVTGKDPRGRSYYWITGDPLTDVPPEEEGTDIWAIANDHISITPIHLDMTEYSLLKKLESWEERSWFGDD
- a CDS encoding HAD family hydrolase, which gives rise to MKFTGLSTVVFDLDGTLCRYKMGTAEAIAATLERTGLSPDVLGPTEDAAIRYLELWHEEEQRESDIPFRTRIWTRLLHEHGIDDPGLAAALGNTYVEIRLPSLELEPVALRLLSSLRARYRLGLLTNGPSEMQWPKIERFGLTRYFDAVLVAGDVGIYKPDPRVFSLLLSQLGAAATGAVYVGNSYEMDVVGAKAAGMHSIWVRTDGEAAGDSIRPDLEIDRLERLEEVL
- a CDS encoding FAD-dependent oxidoreductase translates to MKEFDVAIIGAGPAGLFAAEVLAKSGLKTVLIDRGADPKKRTHIAFGVGGAGAFSDGKLNLTPKIGGDPESIGRTPEEIQRYIDRIDAAFTAFGAPEKYSGDDAASLGELKQTASRYGIEFIPGRQRHMGTTAVREVVDRFYHHLREQGIEASLENKIERIERRDDRFVLHGREEISARYLIAAPGRAGAYWLREEATRLGITTEYGPIDVGVRVEFPAELYTPIERVMYDAKFRVRTPTYDDMVRTFCTNPRGFVVREQYKEFSLVNGHAENKLKTENTNFALLSHIELTDPVEDTTEYGRAIAKLATTIGGGRPIIQRLKDLTQGRRSTAERLRRATITPTLTDATPGDISMALPDRVVVNLVEGLEQLDNIIPGLTTDNTLVYAPEIKFYDTRYPVTHEMETAVPGFFVVGDASGHSRGIVYSAVTGMIAAEAIKERAAD